A single window of Paracoccus albus DNA harbors:
- a CDS encoding DUF2852 domain-containing protein, protein MEYGATTTYRPSLFSRINGLLVQARDWLDERGKPAWLVAMIAAFIFVWPVGLALLFYMIGSNRMFSCSKRRNSARSHFTSQSTGNTAFDSYRDETLKRLEDEHREFMEYMKRLREARDKTEFDAFLNERREAADRPVKL, encoded by the coding sequence ATGGAATACGGCGCGACCACCACCTACCGGCCCAGCCTGTTCAGCCGGATTAACGGTTTACTGGTACAGGCGCGTGACTGGCTCGATGAACGTGGCAAACCTGCCTGGCTCGTGGCCATGATCGCCGCATTCATCTTCGTCTGGCCCGTGGGTCTGGCGCTACTCTTCTACATGATCGGGAGCAATCGGATGTTCAGCTGTTCAAAACGCCGCAACTCGGCACGCTCGCATTTCACCAGCCAATCGACAGGCAACACCGCCTTCGATTCCTATCGCGACGAAACGCTGAAGCGTCTGGAAGACGAGCATCGTGAATTCATGGAATACATGAAGCGTCTGCGCGAAGCCCGTGACAAAACGGAATTCGACGCCTTCCTGAATGAGCGGCGCGAAGCGGCTGATCGTCCCGTGAAGCTCTGA
- the ftsW gene encoding putative lipid II flippase FtsW — MTEMVFGATPVRVGDPILPRWWRTVDRWSLMAVLCLFAIGLLLGLAASVPLAEKNNLPPFYYVSRQAVFGGMGLVAMFVISLLSPHQIRRIGVVGFFASVLVVAALPFIGTDFGKGATRWLSLGFASVQPSEFLKPCFVAAVAWCMAASQEVGGPPGKTISFAITAAVVLMLVGQPDFGQASLVLFSWCVMFFVAGAPMILLVVVAGLAVFGGFLAYGSSEHFARRIDGFLTAEIDPRTQIGYATNAIQEGGFFGVGVGEGTVKWSLPDAHTDFIIAVAAEEYGLVMVLAIIALYATIVFRSLMRLLRERDPFARIAGTGLACAFGVQALINMGVAVRLLPAKGMTLPFVSYGGSSVIASGIAVGMLLALTRHRPQGEISDVIGRGR, encoded by the coding sequence ATGACCGAGATGGTCTTTGGCGCGACCCCAGTGCGGGTTGGTGATCCGATTCTTCCCAGATGGTGGCGCACGGTCGACCGATGGTCGCTGATGGCGGTTCTGTGCCTTTTCGCGATCGGGCTTTTGCTTGGTCTCGCCGCCTCGGTTCCGCTGGCGGAAAAGAACAACCTGCCGCCGTTCTATTATGTGTCCCGTCAGGCGGTGTTCGGTGGCATGGGGCTGGTGGCGATGTTTGTGATCTCGCTGCTCAGCCCGCATCAGATCCGCAGGATCGGCGTTGTCGGCTTCTTCGCATCTGTGCTGGTCGTTGCCGCCCTGCCGTTTATCGGCACTGATTTCGGCAAAGGCGCGACGCGGTGGCTCAGCCTTGGTTTTGCATCGGTCCAGCCATCGGAATTCCTGAAACCCTGCTTTGTCGCTGCCGTAGCATGGTGCATGGCCGCCAGCCAGGAGGTCGGCGGACCGCCCGGCAAGACGATCAGTTTTGCCATCACCGCAGCGGTGGTGCTGATGCTGGTCGGGCAGCCGGATTTCGGGCAGGCGTCGCTGGTATTGTTTTCATGGTGCGTGATGTTCTTCGTGGCAGGCGCACCGATGATCCTGCTGGTCGTGGTGGCGGGGCTGGCCGTGTTCGGCGGCTTTCTGGCATATGGCTCGTCCGAGCACTTTGCCCGCCGGATCGACGGATTCCTGACCGCTGAAATCGACCCTCGCACCCAGATCGGCTATGCGACCAACGCCATTCAGGAAGGCGGCTTCTTCGGCGTCGGTGTGGGCGAAGGCACAGTGAAATGGTCTCTGCCGGACGCGCATACCGACTTCATCATCGCCGTCGCCGCCGAGGAATACGGGTTGGTCATGGTGCTGGCGATCATCGCGCTTTATGCGACCATCGTCTTTCGCTCGCTCATGCGGCTGCTGCGAGAGCGGGACCCCTTCGCGCGTATCGCCGGGACGGGGCTTGCCTGTGCCTTCGGCGTTCAGGCGCTGATCAATATGGGTGTGGCCGTGCGTCTGCTGCCTGCGAAGGGGATGACGCTGCCCTTTGTCAGCTATGGCGGATCGTCTGTCATTGCATCGGGCATTGCGGTGGGGATGCTGCTGGCGCTGACGCGCCATCGCCCGCAGGGTGAGATTTCCGACGTCATCGGGCGGGGCCGCTGA
- a CDS encoding UDP-N-acetylglucosamine--N-acetylmuramyl-(pentapeptide) pyrophosphoryl-undecaprenol N-acetylglucosamine transferase, with protein MAKYALIAAGGTGGHMFPAQALAEVLLANGWRVSLSTDDRGARYASGFPDQVKREIVSSATTARGGHLQQLAAPFKIAAGVLAARRAFRADRPDIVVGFGGYPTVPAMTAAGMLRIPRMIHEQNGVMGRVNSLFAKRVDKVACGTWPTELPDGVEGIHTGNPVRAAVKEQAGAVYLPPGDGAVNIVVIGGSQGARILSDVVPAAIAILPDDLRARLRVAHQARAEDHDRVAATYEQAGIDAEIRPFFDNVPQLFADAQLVVARSGASTAADLTVIGRPSILVPLAIATGDHQSANARPLADAGAALMLPESILDPETLTRDMLAVLTDPDRAAGMAAAALSLGRPDAAQRLYEIVTEIAA; from the coding sequence ATGGCCAAATATGCACTGATCGCGGCCGGCGGCACCGGCGGCCATATGTTTCCCGCGCAGGCACTGGCAGAGGTGCTGCTGGCCAATGGATGGCGCGTCAGCCTGTCTACCGATGATCGCGGTGCCCGATATGCCTCGGGCTTTCCGGATCAGGTTAAGCGTGAAATCGTCAGCTCTGCGACCACTGCGCGGGGCGGGCATCTGCAACAGCTGGCCGCGCCGTTCAAGATTGCCGCCGGTGTGCTGGCCGCGCGGCGCGCCTTTCGTGCTGACCGGCCCGATATCGTCGTGGGTTTTGGCGGTTATCCGACTGTTCCGGCCATGACCGCTGCCGGAATGCTGCGCATTCCGCGGATGATCCACGAACAGAACGGTGTCATGGGCCGGGTGAACAGCCTGTTTGCCAAGCGCGTTGACAAGGTGGCTTGCGGGACATGGCCGACAGAGCTGCCGGACGGTGTCGAAGGTATCCATACCGGCAATCCCGTTCGCGCTGCCGTGAAAGAACAGGCCGGGGCGGTATATCTTCCGCCGGGTGACGGGGCGGTGAACATCGTCGTCATAGGCGGCAGTCAGGGCGCACGCATTTTGTCGGATGTCGTTCCGGCTGCCATAGCGATCCTGCCTGATGATCTTCGCGCAAGGCTACGGGTCGCCCATCAGGCGCGGGCCGAGGATCACGACCGCGTTGCTGCCACTTATGAACAGGCCGGGATCGACGCCGAAATCCGTCCCTTTTTTGACAATGTGCCGCAACTTTTCGCTGACGCGCAGCTTGTCGTTGCCCGTTCGGGTGCCTCGACCGCGGCCGATCTTACCGTCATTGGCCGACCCTCCATCCTCGTACCGCTGGCGATAGCCACGGGCGATCACCAGTCCGCCAATGCGCGGCCCCTTGCCGATGCGGGCGCGGCGCTGATGCTGCCTGAAAGTATACTTGACCCCGAAACGCTCACGCGCGACATGCTTGCGGTCTTGACCGACCCGGATCGCGCGGCGGGCATGGCCGCTGCTGCATTGTCACTTGGCCGTCCCGATGCCGCGCAGCGTCTGTATGAAATCGTAACGGAGATTGCCGCATGA
- a CDS encoding TetR/AcrR family transcriptional regulator codes for MPERQSYHHGNLREALVEAAVYLIEKSGPQAFTLAEAARRAGVSAAAPYRHFKGRDDLLEEVARRGFVAFAEKVNAAWADGTPNPLVALARVGNCYLEFASDSPGYYTAMFESNIAVVSNPDLWETSERAFSVLVRGAERLSERLPIEERPPARMVANHIWALSHGVVELFARNKNYSRTPVSPEDMLGSAVLIYLRGLNLVAH; via the coding sequence GTGCCGGAGCGACAGTCCTATCACCACGGCAATCTGCGTGAGGCGCTTGTAGAGGCCGCAGTTTATCTGATCGAGAAGAGTGGCCCGCAGGCATTCACGCTGGCCGAGGCCGCACGTCGTGCAGGTGTCTCGGCAGCGGCCCCGTATCGGCATTTCAAGGGCCGGGACGATCTGTTGGAAGAAGTCGCCCGTCGCGGATTTGTTGCATTTGCCGAAAAGGTCAATGCCGCATGGGCTGACGGTACGCCAAATCCGCTTGTCGCCCTTGCGAGGGTTGGCAACTGCTATCTGGAATTCGCCAGCGACAGCCCCGGCTATTATACGGCGATGTTCGAAAGCAACATTGCCGTCGTCTCTAACCCCGATCTATGGGAAACTTCGGAACGTGCCTTCAGCGTACTGGTCCGTGGTGCCGAGCGTCTGTCGGAACGTCTTCCGATAGAGGAACGTCCGCCCGCGCGCATGGTGGCGAACCATATATGGGCGCTCAGCCACGGTGTTGTGGAGCTTTTTGCCCGCAACAAGAACTATTCCCGAACCCCTGTTTCGCCCGAGGATATGCTCGGTTCGGCGGTGCTGATTTACCTGCGTGGCCTGAACCTCGTCGCGCACTGA
- the murB gene encoding UDP-N-acetylmuramate dehydrogenase — protein sequence MTQNMPSPRGTLTADRPLDSLTWLRVGGPADWFFQPADQDDLAAFLRELDPAIPVFPMGVGSNLIVRDGGIRGVVVRLGRGFNGIDFADDVVTCGTAALDAHVARKSADQSLDLTFLRTIPGSIGGAVRMNAGCYGTYVADHLIDVTAITRDGRIVTVTPDDLRFAYRHSELPEGWIMTSARFRAGRGEPQQLHARMEEQLAKRDATQPTKDRTAGSTFRNPAGFSSTGRADDTHELKAWKLIEDAGLRGHRLGGAQMSEKHPNFLLNAGGATASELEELGEFVRDRVRETSGHELQWEVIRIGDPA from the coding sequence ATGACCCAGAACATGCCCAGCCCTCGCGGCACATTGACCGCCGACCGTCCGCTTGACAGCCTGACATGGTTGCGCGTGGGTGGTCCTGCCGACTGGTTTTTCCAGCCCGCCGATCAGGACGATCTGGCAGCATTCCTGCGCGAGCTTGATCCGGCAATTCCTGTATTCCCGATGGGTGTCGGATCGAACCTGATCGTGCGGGATGGTGGTATCCGTGGGGTCGTCGTGCGGCTGGGGCGGGGCTTTAACGGTATTGATTTTGCAGATGATGTTGTCACCTGCGGCACCGCTGCCCTTGATGCGCATGTCGCCCGTAAATCGGCGGATCAGAGCCTCGATCTGACATTTCTGCGCACCATACCGGGTAGCATCGGCGGGGCCGTCCGCATGAATGCGGGATGTTATGGCACCTATGTCGCCGACCACCTGATCGACGTCACGGCCATCACCCGCGATGGCCGCATCGTCACGGTGACGCCCGACGACCTGCGCTTCGCCTATCGTCACAGCGAGCTGCCAGAGGGCTGGATCATGACCTCGGCTCGCTTCCGGGCGGGGCGCGGTGAGCCCCAGCAGCTACACGCCCGCATGGAAGAACAGCTTGCCAAGCGCGACGCCACCCAGCCGACCAAGGACCGCACAGCCGGTTCGACCTTTCGCAACCCCGCCGGTTTCAGCTCTACCGGTCGTGCCGACGACACGCATGAGCTGAAGGCGTGGAAGCTGATCGAGGATGCGGGTCTGCGTGGTCATCGGCTTGGCGGTGCGCAGATGTCGGAAAAGCACCCGAACTTCCTGCTTAACGCAGGCGGCGCAACAGCGTCAGAGCTGGAAGAACTGGGCGAATTCGTGCGCGACCGTGTGCGCGAAACCTCCGGTCACGAGTTGCAGTGGGAGGTCATCCGGATCGGAGACCCGGCCTGA
- a CDS encoding electron transfer flavoprotein subunit alpha/FixB family protein codes for MAVLLLAEVTNGELNADATAKAVNALKDLGDVTVLCAGSSAKAAAGEAAKIDGVAKVLVAEDDLYGHRLAEPTAALLVELAGDYDHIAAPATTDAKNIMPRVAALLDVMVISDVSEVVDADTFKRPVYAGNAIQTVKSKDAKKVMTVRTASFDAAGMGGSASVEDQANGSDPALSSWVSDEVAESDRPELTSAGRVVSGGRGVGSEENFELIEKLADKLGAAVGASRAAVDSGYAPNDWQVGQTGKIVAPELYVAIGISGAIQHLAGMKDSKIIVAINKDEEAPIFQVADYGLVGDLFQIVPEFTEKL; via the coding sequence ATGGCTGTTCTGCTGCTTGCTGAAGTCACCAATGGGGAACTGAACGCGGATGCCACCGCCAAGGCGGTCAACGCGCTCAAGGATCTGGGCGATGTGACGGTGCTCTGCGCCGGGTCCTCGGCCAAAGCCGCCGCCGGGGAGGCCGCGAAGATCGACGGCGTCGCCAAGGTGCTGGTCGCCGAGGATGATCTTTACGGTCACCGCCTGGCGGAACCCACCGCCGCGCTGCTGGTCGAACTGGCCGGCGATTACGACCACATCGCCGCACCGGCGACGACGGATGCCAAGAACATCATGCCGCGCGTGGCGGCTTTGCTGGATGTGATGGTGATCTCGGATGTGTCCGAGGTGGTGGATGCCGACACGTTCAAGCGCCCGGTCTATGCCGGCAATGCCATCCAGACGGTTAAATCGAAAGACGCCAAGAAGGTCATGACCGTGCGCACCGCCAGCTTCGATGCGGCGGGGATGGGCGGCTCGGCTTCGGTCGAAGATCAGGCCAACGGGTCTGACCCGGCACTGTCCAGCTGGGTCTCCGATGAGGTTGCCGAAAGCGACCGGCCGGAACTGACCTCGGCCGGGCGCGTCGTCTCCGGCGGTCGCGGCGTGGGCTCGGAAGAAAACTTCGAACTGATCGAAAAGCTCGCCGACAAGCTTGGCGCCGCCGTCGGTGCCTCCCGCGCAGCCGTGGATTCGGGCTATGCCCCCAATGACTGGCAGGTCGGCCAGACCGGCAAGATCGTGGCACCGGAACTTTACGTGGCCATCGGCATCTCCGGCGCGATCCAGCACCTTGCCGGGATGAAGGATTCCAAGATCATCGTCGCCATCAACAAGGACGAAGAAGCCCCGATCTTCCAGGTCGCCGATTATGGCCTCGTCGGAGACCTCTTCCAGATCGTCCCGGAATTCACCGAAAAACTCTGA
- a CDS encoding HPr family phosphocarrier protein, whose translation MNQPVSRVLPVVNEKGLHARASAKFVEMVERYDADVQVTREGMTVSGDSIMGLLMLAAGRGSEIAIAVSGAQANELADALAELVANRFGEDS comes from the coding sequence ATGAACCAGCCTGTAAGTCGAGTTCTTCCTGTCGTTAATGAAAAGGGCCTGCATGCCCGCGCATCGGCCAAGTTCGTCGAAATGGTCGAGCGATACGACGCGGACGTTCAGGTGACGCGCGAAGGGATGACTGTGTCGGGCGATTCGATCATGGGTCTTCTGATGCTTGCCGCGGGCAGAGGCAGCGAGATCGCGATAGCCGTTTCGGGCGCACAGGCCAATGAACTTGCGGATGCTTTGGCCGAGCTGGTCGCCAATCGCTTTGGCGAGGATAGTTGA
- a CDS encoding twin transmembrane helix small protein: MTDDPLYFLILIALLAVFVILMVGIGGFGAGGEFNAKHGNRMMRWRIIAQAVAIALVLLFVAVRG, translated from the coding sequence ATGACCGACGATCCGCTTTATTTCCTGATCCTGATCGCGCTTCTGGCGGTATTCGTCATCCTGATGGTCGGCATCGGCGGCTTCGGCGCGGGAGGAGAGTTCAACGCCAAGCACGGCAACCGCATGATGCGTTGGCGGATCATCGCACAAGCCGTCGCCATCGCACTCGTGCTGTTATTCGTGGCAGTGCGCGGCTGA
- a CDS encoding 3-hydroxybutyryl-CoA dehydrogenase, whose product MAIQSVGVVGAGQMGNGIAHVFALAGYDVLLTDVDQAALEKAVALVGKNLDRQVKGEKISEADKDAALGRISTTLSLPDLGRCDLIIEAATEKEAVKQKIFEELLPHLKPETILTSNTSSISITRLASRTDRPEKFMGFHFMNPVPIMQLVELIRGIATDQETYDTLVEVVERIGKTSATAEDFPAFIVNRILMPMINEAVYTLYEGVGSVKSIDLSMKLGANWPMGPLELADFIGLDTCLAIMGVLHDGLADTKYRPCPLLVKYVEAGWLGRKSGRGFYDYSGETPVPTR is encoded by the coding sequence ATGGCAATTCAATCCGTTGGTGTGGTCGGTGCTGGGCAGATGGGCAATGGGATCGCCCATGTGTTTGCGTTAGCTGGCTATGATGTGCTTCTGACCGACGTGGATCAGGCCGCGCTTGAAAAGGCTGTGGCACTGGTGGGCAAGAACCTCGACCGACAGGTCAAGGGTGAGAAAATTTCCGAAGCCGACAAGGATGCCGCACTCGGCCGCATTTCCACCACGCTCTCGCTGCCGGATCTGGGCCGCTGCGATCTGATCATCGAGGCGGCGACCGAGAAAGAGGCCGTGAAGCAGAAGATCTTCGAAGAACTGCTGCCTCATCTGAAGCCGGAAACGATCCTGACATCAAACACGTCTTCGATCTCGATTACGCGATTGGCCAGCCGGACCGACCGGCCGGAAAAATTCATGGGTTTTCACTTCATGAACCCGGTGCCGATCATGCAGTTGGTCGAACTGATCCGCGGCATCGCCACCGATCAGGAAACCTATGACACGCTTGTCGAGGTGGTGGAGCGGATCGGGAAAACCTCTGCCACCGCAGAAGATTTCCCGGCCTTCATCGTCAACCGCATCCTGATGCCGATGATCAACGAAGCGGTCTATACGCTTTATGAGGGCGTTGGCTCTGTCAAATCTATCGACCTGTCGATGAAGCTGGGCGCAAATTGGCCAATGGGGCCGCTGGAACTGGCTGATTTCATCGGGCTTGATACCTGCCTGGCAATCATGGGCGTGCTTCATGACGGGCTGGCTGACACGAAATACCGCCCTTGCCCGCTGCTGGTCAAATATGTCGAAGCCGGCTGGCTTGGCCGCAAATCGGGACGGGGTTTTTATGATTACTCCGGCGAAACGCCGGTGCCCACGCGCTGA
- a CDS encoding electron transfer flavoprotein subunit beta/FixA family protein → MKVLVPVKRVIDYNVKAKVKSDGSGVDLANVKMSMNPFDEIAVEEAIRLKEAGKAEEVVVVSIGVKQAAETIRTALAMGADRGILVVAADDVHTDIEPLAVAKILKAVIDEEQPGLVIAGKQAIDNDMNATGQMLAALLGWGQATFASKVEIEGEAAKVTREVDGGLQTIEVKLPAIVTADLRLNEPRYASLPNIMKAKKKPLEEKTAGDYGVDVSPRLEITNTAEPEGRKAGIIVGDVDELVSKLKEAGVV, encoded by the coding sequence ATGAAGGTTCTCGTGCCGGTAAAACGGGTGATTGACTATAACGTCAAGGCGAAGGTGAAGTCTGACGGTTCTGGGGTTGATCTTGCGAATGTTAAGATGTCGATGAACCCCTTTGACGAGATTGCCGTGGAAGAGGCGATCCGTCTGAAGGAGGCAGGCAAGGCCGAAGAAGTCGTGGTGGTTTCCATCGGCGTGAAGCAGGCGGCGGAAACCATCCGCACGGCGCTTGCGATGGGCGCGGACCGGGGCATTCTGGTGGTGGCCGCCGATGATGTGCACACCGATATCGAGCCTCTGGCCGTCGCCAAGATCCTGAAAGCCGTGATCGACGAAGAACAGCCCGGGCTGGTCATCGCGGGCAAGCAGGCCATCGACAATGACATGAACGCGACCGGCCAGATGCTGGCGGCATTGCTGGGCTGGGGTCAGGCGACATTCGCCAGCAAGGTGGAAATCGAAGGCGAGGCCGCGAAGGTCACCCGCGAAGTCGATGGCGGCCTGCAAACCATCGAGGTCAAGCTTCCGGCCATCGTCACCGCCGATCTGCGCCTGAATGAGCCGCGCTATGCCTCGCTGCCCAATATCATGAAGGCCAAGAAGAAGCCGCTGGAGGAAAAGACCGCCGGTGATTACGGCGTCGATGTCAGCCCGCGCCTCGAAATCACCAACACCGCCGAGCCAGAGGGCCGCAAGGCGGGGATCATCGTCGGCGATGTCGACGAGCTTGTGTCGAAACTGAAAGAAGCGGGGGTTGTGTGA
- a CDS encoding PTS sugar transporter subunit IIA, whose translation MIGIVIVAHGGLAREYLSAMEHVVGPQSGVRTITIEDEHDRNAKSREICRAADDVDDGDGVVVVTDIFGGSPSNLSLPACSVRNRVILYGANLPMLVKLAKLRHLPADQAAAHAVAAGRKYIDSYSVHEELAPRHVAQ comes from the coding sequence TTGATCGGAATTGTCATCGTGGCGCATGGCGGTCTGGCACGGGAATATCTCTCCGCGATGGAGCATGTGGTTGGGCCGCAATCCGGCGTGCGCACAATCACTATCGAGGATGAGCACGATCGCAACGCCAAAAGCCGCGAAATCTGTCGGGCTGCGGATGATGTAGATGACGGCGACGGCGTCGTCGTGGTCACCGATATTTTCGGCGGATCGCCCTCTAACCTGTCGCTTCCGGCCTGTTCCGTCCGAAACCGCGTCATTCTTTACGGCGCAAACCTGCCCATGCTTGTTAAGCTTGCGAAACTGCGTCACCTACCGGCCGATCAGGCCGCTGCCCATGCCGTCGCGGCCGGGCGCAAATACATCGACAGCTACTCGGTTCATGAGGAACTGGCCCCGCGCCACGTCGCACAATGA
- the murC gene encoding UDP-N-acetylmuramate--L-alanine ligase, whose translation MNAATKLPGELGPIHFVGIGGIGMSGIAEVLMTLGYDVQGSDAKRSKITDRLESLGARIFEGQKAENIGEAGVVVISTAIKRGNPELEEARSRGLPIVRRAEMLAELMRLRSNIAIGGTHGKTTTTTMVATLLDYGKFDPTVINGGVIHAYGSNARAGEGEWMVVEADESDGSFNRLPATIAVITNIDPEHMEHWGDFDKLREGFYNFASSVPFYGLAVCCTDHPEVQALVGRLSDRRVVTFGFNAQADVRAVNLSYENGVAHFDVALQGEADINDGDMPVIENCTLPMPGDHNVSNALAAVAVARHLGMKRAEIREALAGFGGVGRRFTRVGEVDGVTIIDDYGHHPVEIAAVLRAARQATKGRVIAVHQPHRYSRLSSLFEDFCTCFNEADVVGITEVYAAGEDPIPGASRDDLVAGLIAHGHRHARAVVDEADLARLVREQARPGDMVVCLGAGTISAWANALPERLTEKAA comes from the coding sequence ATGAACGCAGCCACGAAACTGCCCGGAGAGCTTGGCCCGATCCATTTCGTCGGGATCGGCGGGATTGGCATGTCCGGCATTGCCGAGGTGCTGATGACGCTTGGCTATGACGTGCAGGGCTCGGATGCGAAACGGTCCAAGATCACTGACCGTCTGGAATCGCTTGGCGCGCGCATCTTCGAAGGTCAGAAGGCCGAAAATATCGGCGAGGCCGGCGTGGTTGTCATCTCTACCGCCATCAAAAGGGGCAATCCGGAACTGGAAGAAGCCCGCAGCCGTGGCCTTCCCATCGTCCGCCGCGCCGAGATGCTGGCCGAACTGATGCGCCTTCGTTCCAACATCGCCATTGGCGGCACGCATGGAAAGACGACCACGACGACGATGGTTGCCACGCTTCTGGACTATGGCAAATTCGACCCGACCGTCATCAATGGCGGCGTGATCCACGCCTACGGGTCCAACGCCCGCGCGGGTGAAGGCGAATGGATGGTGGTGGAGGCAGATGAAAGCGACGGTTCGTTCAACCGCCTTCCCGCGACCATCGCCGTAATCACCAATATAGACCCCGAGCATATGGAGCATTGGGGCGATTTCGATAAACTGCGCGAGGGTTTCTATAACTTCGCATCCTCGGTGCCATTCTACGGCCTGGCCGTCTGCTGCACCGACCATCCCGAGGTTCAGGCGCTCGTCGGCAGACTGTCTGACCGCCGCGTCGTGACCTTCGGCTTCAACGCGCAGGCCGATGTGCGAGCGGTCAATCTTTCCTATGAAAACGGGGTCGCGCATTTCGACGTTGCCCTGCAGGGAGAGGCGGACATTAACGACGGCGACATGCCGGTCATTGAAAACTGTACCCTGCCCATGCCCGGCGATCACAACGTCTCCAACGCGCTTGCTGCGGTTGCCGTCGCCCGCCATCTTGGCATGAAGCGCGCTGAAATCCGCGAGGCTCTGGCCGGTTTCGGCGGTGTTGGCCGTCGTTTCACCCGTGTCGGCGAAGTGGACGGCGTCACCATCATCGACGATTACGGTCACCACCCCGTCGAAATCGCCGCCGTGCTGAGGGCCGCACGTCAGGCCACCAAGGGCCGTGTCATCGCTGTGCACCAGCCGCACCGCTATTCACGTCTCTCCAGCCTGTTCGAGGATTTCTGCACCTGCTTCAACGAAGCTGATGTGGTTGGCATAACCGAGGTCTATGCGGCGGGCGAGGACCCGATCCCCGGTGCATCCCGCGATGATCTGGTCGCCGGGTTGATTGCGCATGGCCACCGCCATGCCCGCGCCGTCGTTGATGAGGCAGATCTTGCCCGCCTTGTCCGCGAGCAGGCCCGACCGGGCGATATGGTGGTTTGCCTGGGTGCGGGGACGATCTCGGCCTGGGCCAATGCGCTGCCCGAACGGCTGACCGAGAAAGCGGCCTGA
- a CDS encoding cob(I)yrinic acid a,c-diamide adenosyltransferase, protein MVVLNRIYTRTGDAGETALSDGSRVSKTDPRVEAYGTVDELNAALGLCRLHGATMADALATIQNELFDLGADLSRPDMAADKDAPYPILRIIDAQVARLEREIDAMNSGLEPLRSFILPGGSDLAAHLHLARTIARRAERHAVALGATADVNPVALRYLNRLSDWLFVAARVANLDRGGDLLWQPGASRGEAD, encoded by the coding sequence ATGGTCGTACTGAACCGGATCTACACACGCACCGGCGATGCGGGCGAAACCGCACTGTCCGATGGCAGCCGCGTGTCCAAAACCGATCCGCGCGTCGAAGCCTATGGCACGGTCGATGAGCTGAATGCCGCGCTTGGGCTGTGCAGGCTGCATGGCGCCACAATGGCCGATGCTCTGGCGACCATCCAGAATGAGCTGTTCGATCTTGGTGCCGATCTGTCACGCCCGGACATGGCCGCGGACAAAGATGCGCCCTACCCGATCCTGCGGATCATTGATGCACAGGTGGCACGGCTGGAACGCGAAATCGACGCCATGAATAGCGGGCTGGAACCCTTGCGCAGCTTCATTCTGCCGGGCGGCTCAGACCTGGCCGCGCACCTGCATCTTGCCCGCACGATTGCGCGCCGTGCGGAACGCCATGCGGTGGCACTGGGCGCCACGGCGGATGTGAACCCTGTGGCGCTGCGCTATCTCAATCGGCTGTCGGATTGGTTGTTCGTTGCGGCAAGGGTTGCAAATCTTGATCGGGGCGGCGACCTTCTGTGGCAGCCAGGCGCAAGCCGGGGGGAGGCTGATTGA